The following are from one region of the Polaribacter marinaquae genome:
- a CDS encoding IMPACT family protein has product MKEDVYKTIEKPSVETLFKEKGSKFFGYTFPVTSEDDVKERLEELRKKHHTARHFCYAYQLGIEKIKFRANDDGEPNNSAGMPIYGQIQSFEVTNILVVSVRYFGGTKLGVGGLISAYKTSAQMALEASDILEKTINIFYKLTFNYDLMNAVQRVVKEKNIEIVHQKLEMNCEYTISVRKNDSEMIFTIFDNLYKVKIKELE; this is encoded by the coding sequence ATGAAAGAAGACGTATATAAAACAATAGAAAAACCATCAGTAGAAACTCTTTTTAAAGAAAAAGGGAGTAAATTTTTTGGATACACATTTCCTGTTACTTCAGAAGATGATGTAAAGGAAAGATTAGAAGAGCTTCGAAAAAAACATCATACGGCGCGTCATTTTTGTTATGCTTACCAATTAGGAATTGAGAAAATTAAATTTAGAGCAAATGATGATGGTGAACCAAATAATTCGGCAGGAATGCCAATTTATGGTCAAATTCAGTCTTTTGAAGTTACTAACATTTTGGTAGTTTCTGTTCGTTATTTTGGCGGTACAAAATTAGGCGTAGGTGGTTTAATTTCTGCTTATAAAACATCAGCACAAATGGCGCTTGAGGCTTCTGATATTTTAGAAAAAACCATTAATATTTTCTATAAACTTACTTTTAATTACGATTTAATGAATGCTGTTCAAAGAGTGGTTAAAGAAAAAAATATAGAAATTGTACATCAAAAATTAGAAATGAATTGCGAATACACCATTTCTGTTCGTAAAAATGATTCAGAAATGATTTTTACTATTTTTGATAATTTGTACAAAGTTAAAATTAAAGAGCTAGAGTAA